The following are encoded together in the bacterium genome:
- a CDS encoding GIY-YIG nuclease family protein — MSISNIQTQLKNLPSSPGVYFFRDKSGKLLYIGKAINLKRRVSSYFQSAGGRIKSDSRIQEMVGRIAKIDYRKTDSVIEALILEANLIRRHQPFYNVKLKDDKSFVNIAISKEEFPRVFIIRQRAKRLFKNIKIKKIYGPYPSADTARTALKILRRIFSFRGLEKTREGERFYREILAIPEEKARYAKGIKNLMLFLSGKKKRIIGDLKKEMRELAKNKNYEEAGQARDKIFALEHIQDVALIKGSGWTEDLETQKAPLRIEAYDISNIFGEYAVGSMVVFTKGKIDKDEYRRFRIRQVKGISDTDMLAEVLSRRLKHSEWKMPDLMIIDGGAGQLNAVKKIIKEKGLDIPLLSIAKGPTRKGEKLFMTKNVYLDSTGLVRLGSSRLAPSLDKKIIFAIRDESHRFAISYYRKLKRAGMWF, encoded by the coding sequence ATGTCAATATCTAATATTCAAACGCAGCTGAAAAATTTGCCTTCCTCGCCTGGCGTATATTTTTTCCGCGACAAATCGGGAAAGCTTTTATATATCGGCAAAGCGATCAATTTGAAACGGCGGGTAAGTTCGTATTTCCAGTCCGCCGGTGGGCGGATTAAGTCGGATTCCAGGATTCAAGAAATGGTGGGTAGAATCGCGAAGATTGATTACCGCAAGACTGATTCGGTGATCGAAGCGCTGATATTGGAAGCGAACCTGATTAGACGCCATCAGCCGTTTTACAATGTCAAATTGAAAGATGATAAGAGTTTTGTGAACATTGCGATCTCGAAAGAAGAATTTCCGCGGGTTTTTATTATACGGCAGCGAGCGAAAAGACTTTTTAAAAATATTAAGATCAAGAAAATTTACGGCCCGTATCCTTCGGCTGACACGGCTCGCACCGCTTTGAAAATTCTTCGGCGGATCTTTTCGTTCAGAGGTTTGGAAAAAACCCGGGAAGGCGAGAGATTTTATCGGGAAATTTTGGCCATTCCGGAGGAAAAAGCGCGGTATGCCAAAGGGATCAAAAACCTGATGCTTTTTTTATCAGGAAAGAAAAAACGCATCATCGGGGATTTAAAAAAAGAAATGAGGGAGCTGGCAAAAAACAAAAATTACGAAGAGGCGGGGCAGGCCAGAGACAAAATTTTTGCGCTGGAGCATATTCAAGATGTCGCACTGATCAAAGGATCAGGTTGGACGGAAGATCTGGAGACGCAAAAAGCGCCATTGCGGATCGAGGCTTACGATATTTCCAATATTTTTGGCGAGTATGCGGTCGGCAGTATGGTGGTTTTCACGAAAGGAAAAATAGACAAAGACGAATATCGGCGTTTTCGGATCAGGCAAGTTAAGGGAATTTCCGATACGGATATGCTCGCGGAAGTTTTAAGCCGCCGGTTGAAACACAGTGAATGGAAAATGCCGGATCTGATGATCATTGATGGCGGGGCAGGGCAATTGAATGCCGTAAAAAAGATCATCAAGGAGAAGGGACTGGATATTCCCTTGCTTTCGATAGCCAAAGGCCCGACCAGGAAGGGCGAGAAGCTTTTTATGACAAAAAATGTTTACCTAGACTCGACAGGGTTAGTTCGATTAGGCTCGTCGAGGCTGGCGCCTAGCCTGGATAAAAAAATCATTTTTGCCATACGCGACGAATCACATCGTTTTGCCATTTCTTATTATAGGAAATTAAAAAGAGCCGGAATGTGGTTTTAA
- a CDS encoding glycosyltransferase family 2 protein codes for MSSKISNGLNALDFPTPRTTNAHDFYLQRFGEILPGFLTWSTFFIAILAAIYYPVHLAVFMIVFDVFWLIKAIFISIHLVDGYTKLKENLKIDWFSRVKKIKNWEKIYHVVIFPVYKEGLEIIRPSIQSIVDSNYPKDKLIVVLTFEERSGHKLVKKRIEAMQKEFSDKFFIFLVTVHPDGISGEAKVKGANLTWAAKKIKKIIDEKKLKYENVVVSTLDCDSRAHSQYLAALSYTYLNNPNPTRSSYQPLPMFFNNIWDTTSISRVIITGSAFWNMIQATRPERIVTYTSHSMSFKAVIDVNYWPVNMISDDSIIFWKCFIVFEGKYDIKPIFLPIYMDAVQAKTAWLTLVNQYKQYRRWAYGAENTAIILRGFLKYDKVPLKEKIIRMWSEIYGRHSWATSSVMVATFGWLPFIFGGDVFKSSVLASNLPGTLRTLMFITMFGLFISAFLSVLVVPPNPKFKGKKGYLRLMLEWILLPIVAIPMGTLPAIDAQTRLMFGKYMQFWVTPKMRKESASNEAIILENK; via the coding sequence ATGTCTTCAAAAATTTCTAACGGGTTGAACGCGCTTGATTTTCCCACACCGCGCACAACTAACGCGCACGATTTTTATCTTCAAAGATTTGGCGAGATTTTGCCCGGTTTTTTAACCTGGTCGACTTTTTTCATAGCTATTTTGGCGGCGATATATTATCCCGTGCACTTAGCGGTTTTTATGATCGTTTTCGATGTTTTTTGGCTGATCAAAGCTATATTTATTTCGATCCATCTGGTGGATGGATATACCAAACTAAAAGAAAATCTTAAAATAGATTGGTTTAGCCGCGTAAAAAAAATAAAAAATTGGGAAAAAATTTATCATGTCGTAATTTTTCCTGTCTATAAAGAAGGGCTGGAAATTATTCGTCCGTCAATCCAGTCGATAGTGGATTCTAATTATCCGAAAGACAAACTGATCGTGGTTTTAACTTTTGAAGAGCGTTCGGGGCACAAGCTGGTTAAAAAAAGAATCGAAGCGATGCAAAAAGAATTTTCCGATAAATTTTTTATTTTTTTGGTCACTGTTCATCCTGATGGCATATCCGGCGAAGCAAAAGTAAAAGGCGCTAATCTGACCTGGGCCGCTAAAAAAATCAAAAAAATAATCGATGAAAAGAAATTAAAATACGAGAATGTGGTAGTATCCACTCTTGATTGCGACAGCCGCGCCCACTCTCAGTATTTAGCGGCGCTATCTTATACTTACTTGAATAATCCCAATCCCACTCGTTCAAGTTATCAGCCGCTTCCGATGTTTTTTAATAATATTTGGGACACGACTTCGATTTCCCGGGTAATTATTACCGGTTCGGCTTTTTGGAATATGATCCAAGCTACTCGGCCGGAGCGCATAGTTACGTATACCAGTCATAGTATGAGTTTTAAAGCGGTTATCGACGTAAATTATTGGCCGGTAAATATGATTTCCGATGATTCGATCATATTTTGGAAATGCTTTATTGTTTTTGAAGGTAAGTATGACATTAAGCCGATTTTTTTGCCTATCTATATGGATGCGGTTCAAGCCAAAACCGCGTGGCTGACGCTTGTCAATCAGTATAAACAATATCGCCGGTGGGCGTATGGCGCGGAAAATACCGCAATAATTTTAAGAGGATTTCTTAAATATGATAAAGTTCCTTTGAAGGAAAAAATTATCAGGATGTGGTCGGAAATTTACGGTAGGCATTCCTGGGCCACTTCTTCCGTGATGGTGGCGACATTCGGCTGGTTGCCGTTTATTTTCGGAGGGGATGTTTTTAAAAGTTCGGTTCTGGCTTCTAATTTGCCCGGCACACTAAGAACATTGATGTTTATAACAATGTTCGGCCTTTTTATTTCAGCTTTTCTCTCTGTTCTTGTTGTTCCGCCTAACCCGAAATTTAAAGGCAAGAAAGGTTATTTACGATTGATGCTGGAATGGATATTATTGCCAATCGTGGCTATTCCTATGGGGACATTGCCGGCGATCGATGCTCAGACGCGTCTGATGTTTGGAAAATATATGCAATTTTGGGTGACGCCGAAAATGAGAAAAGAGAGTGCCTCGAACGAAGCAATAATATTGGAAAATAAGTAA
- a CDS encoding GtrA family protein translates to MIIDTLKENKFFMQFGKFFIVGILNTGLDFAVLNFLMWMTQTYKGPSMVIFGTISFAVAVTNSYFLNKYWTFGDKSKEQVPQQFIKFLAVAVIGLVLSNSIIYFITTLVNPIFGLSPVLWANFAKAVATGVVLVWNFAGYKLFVFKK, encoded by the coding sequence ATGATTATTGATACCTTGAAGGAGAATAAATTTTTTATGCAATTTGGCAAGTTTTTTATCGTCGGGATTTTGAATACAGGTCTTGATTTTGCTGTTCTAAATTTTTTAATGTGGATGACGCAAACTTATAAAGGGCCGTCTATGGTTATATTCGGCACGATATCGTTTGCCGTAGCGGTGACGAACAGCTATTTTTTGAATAAATACTGGACTTTTGGCGATAAAAGCAAAGAGCAGGTTCCTCAGCAATTTATAAAATTTTTAGCCGTGGCTGTCATAGGACTGGTGTTGAGTAATTCAATTATTTATTTTATAACAACTTTAGTTAATCCGATCTTTGGCTTAAGTCCGGTTCTTTGGGCGAACTTTGCCAAAGCAGTGGCGACTGGCGTAGTGCTGGTTTGGAACTTCGCGGGATACAAACTGTTTGTGTTTAAAAAGTAA
- the dnaX gene encoding DNA polymerase III subunit gamma/tau translates to MSLVLYRKYRPKNFSEIIGQEKTVKILTSAVGSGRVAHAYLFTGPRGTGKTTIARILAKAINCTARIGGEPCNKCENCVTLNTGRTFDVVEIDAASNTGVDNIRDLKESIGFSPTHLKYKVFIIDEVHMLSKGAFNALLKMLEEPPEHAIFVLATTEIHKIPPTIISRVQRFDFRKFRLDEIVERLKDITKQEKVKVEKGVLEVIALSADGGMRDAESMLGQIISLEAPGEEIKLAEVKMVLGLTDTESVLKFIGFISKNQFKEAIIFLNEITFEGQDLEQFAGSLIDIFRKITILKTNRDLKKYVLSDSTEEQAEKLLKLAEVFSEQELLWIFKKLITAKIEIKSAVLPQIPLEITLIEYDIFKNNRFAVGKKAEAAVEAKKEPKIEIIAKKKLNENVIEPKVEKPILVKEAAKEEKIEKKEPEELANEGLIGLGIEEIKSSWNQILKIAKKYNHSISAFLKLSIPQELKKDMLMLATPYKFHAEKLNDSSNRKIIEKVLLEVFPILKNIKVMVVQDENIKVAKAPEEKNKTGDLKVDSALEVFGGEVE, encoded by the coding sequence ATGTCTCTCGTTCTATATCGCAAATACCGGCCGAAAAATTTCAGCGAGATCATCGGCCAGGAAAAAACAGTGAAAATTTTGACCTCCGCGGTTGGCTCTGGCAGGGTGGCGCACGCGTATCTTTTTACCGGTCCGCGAGGTACGGGAAAAACCACCATTGCCAGAATTTTGGCCAAAGCGATAAATTGCACCGCGAGAATTGGCGGCGAGCCTTGCAATAAATGCGAAAATTGCGTTACGCTGAATACCGGGAGAACCTTTGACGTAGTTGAAATTGATGCGGCTTCCAATACCGGCGTGGATAATATCAGAGATCTCAAAGAAAGCATCGGTTTTTCCCCGACCCATTTGAAGTACAAAGTTTTTATCATTGATGAAGTCCACATGCTAAGCAAGGGCGCTTTCAACGCTTTGCTAAAAATGCTGGAAGAGCCGCCGGAACACGCTATTTTTGTTTTAGCGACCACCGAAATTCATAAAATCCCGCCGACGATCATTTCCCGCGTGCAAAGATTTGATTTCAGGAAATTCAGGCTCGACGAGATCGTTGAAAGGTTAAAGGATATAACCAAGCAGGAAAAAGTAAAAGTGGAAAAAGGCGTGCTGGAAGTGATCGCTTTATCCGCCGATGGGGGAATGCGAGACGCCGAAAGCATGCTCGGGCAGATAATCTCGCTTGAGGCGCCGGGAGAAGAAATAAAACTCGCGGAAGTAAAAATGGTTTTAGGGCTGACTGATACGGAATCGGTTTTAAAATTTATCGGATTTATATCAAAAAATCAGTTCAAAGAAGCGATAATTTTTTTGAATGAAATTACTTTTGAAGGGCAGGATTTGGAGCAATTTGCCGGATCGCTCATAGATATTTTCAGGAAGATCACGATTTTGAAGACAAACCGGGATCTGAAAAAATATGTCTTAAGCGATTCTACCGAAGAGCAGGCGGAAAAATTATTAAAATTGGCCGAGGTTTTTAGCGAGCAAGAGTTGCTTTGGATATTTAAAAAATTGATCACGGCAAAGATCGAGATCAAGTCAGCGGTTTTGCCGCAGATACCGCTGGAAATAACTTTGATCGAATATGATATTTTTAAGAATAATCGCTTTGCGGTTGGAAAAAAAGCGGAAGCGGCGGTTGAAGCTAAAAAAGAACCGAAAATAGAAATTATAGCTAAAAAAAAATTAAACGAGAACGTTATTGAGCCGAAAGTTGAGAAACCGATTTTAGTTAAAGAGGCGGCTAAGGAAGAAAAAATTGAAAAAAAAGAACCGGAAGAGTTGGCAAACGAAGGTTTGATCGGTTTGGGGATCGAAGAAATAAAATCGAGCTGGAATCAAATATTGAAAATCGCTAAAAAATACAATCATTCTATCAGCGCGTTTTTGAAATTATCCATACCTCAGGAATTAAAAAAAGATATGTTAATGCTTGCCACGCCTTATAAATTCCACGCGGAGAAACTCAACGATTCTTCCAATCGAAAAATAATCGAGAAAGTTTTGCTGGAAGTGTTCCCGATCTTAAAAAACATCAAGGTTATGGTTGTTCAGGATGAAAATATAAAAGTGGCCAAAGCGCCGGAAGAAAAAAATAAAACAGGAGACTTAAAAGTGGATTCCGCGCTTGAGGTTTTTGGGGGAGAAGTGGAGTAA
- the uvrA gene encoding excinuclease ABC subunit UvrA — MDKIIIRGAREHNLKNIDLDLPRDKFIVFTGVSGSGKSTLAMDTIFAEGQRRYLESLSSYARQFLGQMQKPDVDHIEGLSPTIAIDQKSASHNPRSTVGTVTEIYDYMRLLFARVGTPYCVRCGRAITKLTIEEMVDKVFELSEGTEIQIFAPVVQERKGEYRELFQMFIGRGFTKARVDGKIIELKKTLPAGPLRHSFSEASRQAPVLERYKMHTIEILIDELKISHVNISRIFESIESAVKMADGIAVVSPVMKGKIHKATLRHSDSERNAQGKKMKEDGELIFNSNLACSHCDLSFPDLEPRLFSFNSPFGACPECTGLGEKKEIDINLIMPDKDKTIFEGGFLPWSFTPNNYYGAIMKAVSEMYDIPINTRIKDIPEEKISLIFNGPETPEDLKIKYFFHGRSRVFYTEFKGLMKHLRDRYARTESESVREEIEKYMAIYPCPVCGGTRLKPEALSVKIGDKNISEVSSQSIYLTRRFFDKITHSTSSGSMKLSARQAIIARDIIKEIKNRLKFLDDVGLGYLTLTRAAMTLAGGEAQRIRLASQLGSALVGVLYILDEPSVGLHARDHYKLLGTLKRLRDIGNTVIVIEHDEETIREADWIVDIGPGAGENGGRVVAEGAFQDVLKSKESLTAQYLRGAKSISIPAQRRKTKNHFLTITGANENNLKNVKVEIPLGVFTLVTGVSGSGKSTLINDILYRALARKFYRAMERPGKYKELKGDNYLDKVIVIDQSPIGRTPRSNPATYTGVFTHIRELFASVKEAKVRGYEPGRFSFNVVGGRCEACKGEGYNKIEMQFLPDVYIACDICKGKRYGRETLEIKYKGKNISEVLALSIDEALEFFRDIFQIKDTLQVISDVGLGYIKLGQSATTLSGGEAQRVKLASELAKRATGKTLYILDEPTTGLHFDDIKKLLNVLHRLVDGGNSVIVIEHNLDVIKQADWIIDMGPEGGEHGGRIIAQGPPEEIIKYKESYTGQFLKKALRSTKNNL, encoded by the coding sequence ATGGATAAAATTATAATTAGAGGCGCCAGAGAGCATAATCTGAAAAATATTGACCTGGATCTGCCGCGGGACAAATTCATAGTTTTTACGGGCGTGTCCGGTTCGGGCAAGTCGACTTTGGCTATGGATACGATTTTCGCCGAAGGTCAGAGGCGGTATTTGGAAAGTTTGTCGAGCTATGCCCGCCAATTTTTAGGCCAGATGCAAAAACCGGATGTCGATCATATCGAAGGGCTTTCGCCGACGATCGCGATCGATCAAAAATCCGCTTCGCATAATCCGCGCTCCACTGTGGGGACAGTGACGGAAATTTATGATTATATGAGGCTTTTATTCGCGCGGGTCGGCACGCCGTATTGCGTGCGCTGTGGACGCGCGATCACTAAACTAACGATCGAAGAAATGGTGGATAAGGTTTTCGAATTATCGGAAGGAACTGAAATTCAGATCTTCGCTCCGGTGGTACAAGAGCGAAAAGGCGAGTATCGCGAATTATTTCAAATGTTTATAGGGAGAGGTTTTACTAAAGCCAGAGTGGATGGAAAAATAATTGAGCTGAAAAAAACCCTGCCTGCCGGCCCGCTTCGCCATAGCTTTAGCGAGGCGAGTAGGCAGGCGCCGGTGCTTGAGCGGTATAAAATGCATACGATCGAAATTTTAATTGACGAGCTGAAAATTTCGCACGTGAATATCAGCCGGATATTTGAGAGTATAGAAAGCGCGGTAAAAATGGCGGATGGCATTGCAGTGGTTTCGCCAGTTATGAAAGGCAAGATCCATAAAGCTACCCTTCGACACTCCGATAGTGAACGGAATGCTCAGGGCAAGAAAATGAAGGAAGATGGCGAATTGATATTTAATTCCAATCTTGCTTGCTCGCACTGTGATTTGAGTTTCCCGGATCTTGAGCCGCGGCTTTTTTCTTTTAACAGTCCTTTTGGCGCTTGTCCGGAATGCACGGGGCTCGGCGAGAAAAAAGAAATTGATATTAACCTGATCATGCCGGATAAAGATAAGACGATTTTTGAAGGAGGCTTTTTGCCCTGGAGCTTTACGCCGAATAATTATTATGGCGCGATCATGAAAGCGGTTTCCGAGATGTATGATATTCCGATCAATACCAGGATAAAAGATATACCGGAGGAAAAAATAAGCTTGATTTTTAATGGACCTGAAACGCCGGAAGATTTGAAAATAAAATATTTTTTCCACGGGCGATCAAGGGTTTTTTATACTGAGTTCAAAGGCCTAATGAAACATTTGCGCGATAGGTACGCTCGCACAGAGAGCGAATCGGTGCGCGAGGAAATAGAAAAATATATGGCGATCTATCCGTGTCCGGTCTGCGGCGGCACGCGTCTGAAGCCGGAAGCCTTGAGCGTAAAGATCGGCGACAAGAATATTTCCGAGGTTTCTTCCCAGTCGATTTATCTTACCCGCCGATTTTTTGATAAAATAACCCATTCGACAAGCTCAGGGTCAATGAAATTAAGCGCCCGGCAGGCGATAATCGCCAGGGATATTATCAAAGAGATAAAAAATCGTTTGAAATTCCTGGATGATGTGGGTTTGGGATATTTGACCCTGACGCGCGCGGCGATGACCTTGGCAGGAGGCGAAGCGCAAAGGATCCGGCTGGCATCGCAATTGGGATCAGCCTTAGTCGGAGTGCTATATATTCTGGATGAGCCGTCGGTTGGTTTGCACGCCCGCGATCATTATAAATTGCTTGGAACGCTTAAGAGATTGCGGGATATCGGCAATACGGTCATTGTGATCGAGCATGACGAAGAAACTATTCGCGAGGCGGATTGGATCGTGGATATCGGGCCCGGAGCCGGCGAAAACGGAGGGCGGGTCGTAGCGGAAGGCGCTTTTCAAGATGTTTTGAAATCCAAAGAGTCGCTTACCGCGCAATATTTGCGAGGCGCAAAAAGCATTTCTATTCCTGCCCAAAGGCGAAAAACCAAGAATCATTTTTTGACGATTACCGGCGCCAATGAAAATAATCTGAAAAACGTAAAAGTCGAGATCCCCTTGGGCGTGTTTACGCTCGTGACCGGAGTTTCCGGCAGCGGGAAATCGACCTTGATAAACGATATTCTTTATCGGGCGCTGGCGAGGAAATTTTATCGCGCGATGGAGCGGCCCGGAAAATACAAAGAATTGAAAGGCGATAACTATCTGGATAAAGTGATCGTGATCGATCAGTCGCCGATCGGACGCACGCCGAGATCAAATCCCGCGACTTATACCGGAGTTTTTACGCATATCAGAGAATTATTCGCATCGGTTAAGGAAGCAAAAGTGCGCGGATACGAGCCGGGCCGATTCAGTTTCAATGTCGTTGGCGGCCGGTGCGAGGCCTGCAAGGGCGAGGGTTATAATAAGATCGAGATGCAATTTTTGCCGGATGTTTATATCGCCTGCGATATTTGCAAGGGCAAGCGCTATGGACGGGAAACGCTGGAAATAAAGTACAAGGGAAAAAATATTTCCGAAGTTTTGGCTTTGAGCATTGACGAGGCACTGGAATTTTTCAGAGATATTTTCCAGATCAAAGATACTTTGCAGGTGATCTCGGATGTCGGCTTAGGATATATCAAGCTTGGGCAATCAGCCACCACGCTTTCGGGCGGAGAAGCGCAAAGAGTAAAATTGGCGTCCGAACTGGCCAAACGCGCCACAGGCAAAACGCTTTATATTCTTGATGAACCCACTACCGGCTTGCATTTTGACGATATCAAAAAATTATTGAATGTCTTGCACCGCCTGGTTGATGGCGGGAATTCGGTTATCGTGATCGAGCATAATCTCGACGTGATCAAACAGGCGGATTGGATAATCGATATGGGGCCGGAAGGCGGCGAGCACGGCGGCCGGATCATTGCCCAGGGTCCGCCGGAAGAAATTATAAAATACAAAGAAAGCTATACAGGGCAGTTTCTTAAAAAAGCGTTGAGATCAACAAAGAACAATCTTTAA
- the trxA gene encoding thioredoxin encodes MSEITLTDANFKTEVLDSEMVVLVDFWAPWCGPCQMVGPIVVTIAKEYEGKIKVGKLNVDENPVISSEYGIMSIPTLKIFKHGKIVEEMVGVQPAIAITQKIDKVLAE; translated from the coding sequence ATGAGCGAAATAACTTTAACTGACGCGAATTTTAAAACCGAGGTTTTGGACTCAGAAATGGTAGTTTTAGTTGATTTTTGGGCGCCATGGTGCGGCCCATGCCAGATGGTTGGCCCGATCGTCGTTACTATCGCCAAAGAGTATGAAGGAAAAATCAAAGTAGGAAAGCTGAACGTCGATGAAAATCCTGTCATCTCAAGCGAATACGGGATAATGAGCATACCCACTCTCAAGATTTTTAAGCATGGAAAAATCGTCGAGGAAATGGTGGGCGTCCAGCCGGCAATCGCGATTACGCAAAAAATAGACAAAGTTTTGGCAGAATAA
- a CDS encoding MraY family glycosyltransferase produces MFFLYFIPFIVGFFLSLFLTLFLIKIFPKLGIFFPAGKRNFYSNNIPRIGGIAIIGAFLSAIFFVGNLEFDNLKWGIVISSVAILFFGFIDDIKKLSWKKQFFAQIIVALVMIYMGLTVQYIANPFGGAEFRLDSLVLGIAGHQYYFFSSIFILFLVVGFMNIVNWLDGLDGLAGGVGIIGFLTLFFLSISSLVDQPPLGIISIAATGAILGFLPFNFYPAKIFMGTSGSMFIGFLLAVVSIFSGVKLATVALVLTIPILDAIWVIVRRIKNRSSIFSGDKTHLHYRLLELGFSQKKIVFFYYSLSIFFGFIALKLGGLGKFIAFFIFISLVILFVNLAENRFSVKQNKKNR; encoded by the coding sequence ATGTTTTTTCTTTATTTTATTCCATTTATAGTCGGTTTTTTCTTGTCTTTATTTCTAACCTTATTTTTAATTAAAATATTTCCCAAACTCGGGATTTTTTTTCCGGCTGGCAAGCGGAATTTTTATAGCAATAACATTCCTCGGATCGGAGGCATCGCCATAATAGGCGCTTTTTTATCGGCCATTTTTTTTGTTGGCAATTTGGAATTTGATAATTTAAAATGGGGGATAGTGATCTCTTCCGTTGCAATACTTTTTTTTGGGTTTATTGACGATATTAAAAAATTATCGTGGAAAAAACAATTTTTTGCGCAAATAATTGTAGCATTGGTAATGATCTATATGGGTCTCACGGTTCAATATATCGCTAATCCGTTTGGCGGAGCGGAATTCAGGCTGGATAGCCTTGTATTGGGAATAGCCGGCCATCAATATTATTTTTTTAGCTCAATATTTATTTTATTTTTAGTAGTGGGGTTTATGAATATTGTTAATTGGCTCGACGGGCTCGACGGGCTCGCGGGAGGCGTGGGAATTATCGGATTTTTGACTTTATTTTTTTTAAGCATTTCAAGCCTGGTAGATCAGCCTCCGTTGGGAATAATTTCGATAGCCGCCACTGGCGCGATTTTGGGTTTTTTGCCGTTTAATTTTTATCCGGCAAAAATATTTATGGGCACTAGCGGGTCGATGTTTATCGGATTTTTATTGGCGGTAGTTTCGATTTTTAGCGGAGTTAAGCTCGCGACGGTGGCGCTGGTTTTGACCATTCCAATTCTAGATGCTATTTGGGTGATCGTTCGGCGCATAAAAAACAGATCATCGATTTTTTCTGGAGACAAAACCCATCTTCATTATCGTTTATTGGAGCTTGGTTTTTCGCAAAAGAAAATCGTATTTTTTTATTATAGCTTAAGTATTTTTTTCGGTTTTATCGCGCTTAAATTAGGCGGTTTGGGAAAATTTATCGCTTTTTTTATTTTTATTTCACTGGTTATATTATTTGTAAATTTAGCCGAGAATCGTTTTAGTGTGAAACAAAATAAGAAAAATAGATAA
- a CDS encoding thioredoxin domain-containing protein — MFKKVLKLFLITLISAAILFPTNDLKAENTNVLSLTQTQKIRVLYFYAYDCPRCAGIKPFIETIKEKYKDKIDFLEHDVKEKEECRQLFFKFIETYGLTGNPKVPLIFIGNDYLSGADEIEKKLESKINEKIAAKEELKLDCHKFLEDWTKGNHSTDNPDLGSCSAIDSEDFCSIENPADTKPKNDTVKNISLGLIISTAVIDSVNPCAIAVLIFLLSVLLILKANKKRIITVGLFYIGTVFATYYAAGIGILSLMAHDFFLKISNPFMLIFGGLTIIGGFISIKEGLLPQTKQLLVIPEKTKSLFIKYIEKGTIPAVLIAGVIVSLVELPCTGQVYLAILSLMSQEGLKTQAHLYLLLYNFIFVLPLIIILFAAAWGLDINRLQSLRKDTRKMIKVLIGAVMIILGLWLAKIGINL; from the coding sequence ATGTTTAAAAAAGTTTTAAAATTATTTCTTATAACGCTAATTTCCGCCGCGATCTTATTCCCGACGAACGATCTGAAAGCGGAAAATACAAACGTGCTGTCGCTAACTCAGACGCAAAAGATCAGAGTGCTTTATTTTTATGCTTATGATTGCCCCAGGTGCGCCGGCATAAAGCCTTTCATCGAAACGATCAAAGAAAAATATAAAGACAAGATTGATTTTCTGGAGCATGACGTCAAAGAAAAAGAAGAGTGCCGACAATTGTTTTTTAAATTCATAGAAACTTACGGCTTAACCGGAAATCCAAAAGTTCCATTAATATTTATCGGAAATGACTATCTGTCGGGCGCTGATGAAATTGAAAAAAAACTAGAATCCAAGATCAATGAAAAGATCGCGGCCAAAGAAGAACTAAAACTGGATTGCCACAAATTTTTGGAAGATTGGACCAAAGGCAATCACTCCACGGATAATCCGGATCTGGGGTCTTGCAGCGCGATCGATTCGGAAGATTTTTGCAGCATAGAAAACCCGGCCGACACCAAGCCTAAAAACGATACGGTAAAAAATATTTCTCTCGGCTTGATCATTAGTACGGCGGTTATTGATTCGGTCAATCCTTGCGCCATCGCCGTATTGATCTTCCTGCTGTCCGTCTTGCTTATCCTGAAAGCAAACAAAAAAAGAATTATTACTGTTGGCTTATTTTATATTGGCACGGTTTTTGCCACCTATTACGCGGCCGGAATCGGCATACTGTCCCTAATGGCTCATGATTTTTTTCTGAAGATCTCGAATCCTTTTATGCTTATCTTCGGCGGACTGACGATCATCGGCGGATTCATAAGCATCAAGGAAGGCCTGCTGCCTCAAACGAAACAACTCCTGGTCATACCGGAAAAAACCAAAAGCTTGTTTATAAAATACATTGAAAAGGGCACTATTCCGGCGGTTCTTATCGCGGGAGTAATAGTCTCGCTCGTCGAACTGCCTTGCACCGGACAAGTCTATTTGGCAATCCTTAGCTTAATGAGCCAGGAAGGATTAAAAACCCAAGCTCATCTTTACTTGCTTCTGTATAATTTTATTTTTGTCCTGCCTCTCATAATAATCCTATTTGCCGCGGCCTGGGGCTTGGATATTAACCGGCTTCAGAGCTTGCGCAAAGATACCCGCAAAATGATCAAAGTTTTAATTGGAGCGGTTATGATAATTTTGGGATTATGGCTGGCTAAAATCGGCATAAATCTCTAA